A region of Channa argus isolate prfri chromosome 8, Channa argus male v1.0, whole genome shotgun sequence DNA encodes the following proteins:
- the LOC137131684 gene encoding sex comb on midleg-like protein 2, which produces MGKTPLKDQKDGKKEKPGRTVPPTGTTPATTTKDAFSWEEYLKETSSIPAPPSCFRQARVPPSNDFKVGMKLEAHDPRNSTSVCIATVMGLTGVRLRLRLDGSDNSNDFWRLVDSSDIQPIGTCEKNGDMLQPPLGFRMNASSWPMFLLRTLNGAEMAPALAFKKEPPSPPQNNFKAGMKLEAVDKKNPYLICPATIGEVKGDEVFIMFDGWRGAFDYWCKYDSRDIFPVGWCSLTKHSLQPPGNSVTLPKHLQILPVSPSKPSRRSMQSPYRLPNPLPPLPVRKGVRGRRPKSETLALLKAVAEAAAAQNGTIPENTQLVPRPHKKRGPKPGSKRKSKILQSPAQLPSIQIPQESPPSLNSVVSTVCVYVNKHGNCGLHLDRKQMQHLPDHFGPGPVNTVLQQVVQSCIDCAYQPKVLLGALHTHSGGGEVVRVRTDGGVRMVKLPSASSASFVLRFLETMCRHLQCDNLFSSQPFSHYTAYDRTKSVKEEMLDAPSLLRGNKRSLSGLSPSYAAPLSPKHLRTEAHPSEAETLPHEENGLIKEQRYMDSASNSMTPRPQTVRSSSEYHSQPSSHYHPGNSTPMRRLSSNVADLSSTQPLRRVEAASSTTGPEVPASDRESQPSKNPSSWTIEEVMQFVRDADPTALGPHAELFRKHEIDGKALMLLRSDMIMKYMGLKLGPALKLCHHIDRLKQGKP; this is translated from the exons ATGGGAAAAACTCCACTAAAAG ATCAGAAAGATGgcaaaaaagagaaaccagGGAGAACAGTTCCACCAACAGGTACAACCCCTGCCACAACGACAAAAG atgCCTTCAGCTGGGAGGAATATCTAAAAGAAACGTCATCTATACCAGCTCCACCAAGCTGTTTTCGTCAG GCTAGAGTTCCACCCTCCAATGACTTCAAGGTGGGAATGAAACTTGAAGCCCACGACCCACGCAATTCCACCTCCGTTTGTATTGCCACAGTTATGGGCTTAACTGGGGTTCGTCTGCGTCTCCGTCTGGATGGAAGTGACAACAGCAATGACTTCTGGAGACTTGTTGACTCCTCTGATATCCAGCCTATTGGCACCTGTGAGAAGAATGGCGACATGCTGCAGCCACCACTGG GATTTCGGATGAATGCATCTTCTTGGCCCATGTTTCTGCTGAGAACCTTAAATGGAGCAGAGATGGCACCAGCATTAGCCTTTAAAAAG GAACCTCCGAGTCCTCCCCAGAACAACTTTAAGGCAGGCATGAAACTGGAGGCTGTGGACAAGAAGAACCCATACCTCATCTGTCCTGCCACCATTGGGGAAGTGAAGGGTGATGAGGTCTTTATCATGTTCGATGGGTGGCGGGGTGCATTTGATTACTGGTGCAAGTATGACTCCCGAGACATCTTTCCTGTGGGCTGGTGTTCCTTAACTAAGCACAGCCTCCAACCCCCAGGCAATAGTG TTACCCTTCCAAAACACCTACAGATTCTCCCAGTGTCGCCCTCCAAGCCCAGCAGGCGTTCCATGCAGTCCCCCTACAGACTTCCCAACCCACTGCCCCCTTTGCCTGTCAGGAAGGGGGTAAGAGGCCGGCGACCCAAGAGTGAGACTCTGGCTTTGCTTAAAGCGGTggcagaagcagcagctgcaCAGAACGGAACCatacctgaaaacacacagctggtACCCCGACCCCACAAAAAGAGAGGCCCCAAACCTGGAAGCAAG agaaaATCCAAGATTCTCCAGAGCCCAGCACAGCTGCCCAGCATCCAGATTCCACAAGAAAGCCCTCCAAGCCTCAACTCTGTGGTTTCAACAG tgtgtgtgtatgtgaacaaACATGGAAACTGTGGTCTCCACCTGGACAGGAAGCAGATGCAGCATCTGCCAGACCACTTTGGCCCAGGGCCAGTGAATACTGTGCTCCAGCAGGTTGTCCAGTCATGTATAGACTGTGCATACCAACCTAAAGTCCTGCTCGGTGCTCTGCATACTCattcaggaggaggagaagttgTCAGAG TGAGAACAGACGGTGGAGTTCGTATGGTCAAACTACCTTCCGCTTCCAGTGCTTCCTTTGTGCTGCGTTTCTTGGAGACTATGTGTCGTCACCTGCAATGTGACAACCTGTTCAGCAGCCAACCGTTCAGCCACTACACAGCTTATGACAGGACCAAGTCAG TGAAAGAAGAGATGTTGGACGCTCCTTCTCTGCTTCGAGGAAACAAACGAAGTCTCTCTGGGTTGTCTCCATCTTATGCCGCCCCTCTGTCTCCTAAACATTTACGTACTGAAGCCCACCCTTCAGAAG cAGAGACCCTGCCCCACGAGGAGAATGGCCTAATAAAGGAGCAGCGCTACATGGACTCAGCTTCCAATTCCATGACCCCCCGGCCACAAACAGTGCGAAGCTCCTCAGAGTATCACTCCCAGCCCAGCAGCCACTACCATCCTGGCAACAGCACACCTATGCGTCGCCTCTCCTCTAACGTTGCAGACCTCAGCTCCACTCAGCCTCTTAGACGAGTTGAAG CAGCCAGCTCCACTACAGGACCTGAGGTTCCAGCATCTGACCGGGAGAGCCAGCCCAGTAAAAACCCTTCCTCCTGGACGATTGAAGAAGTGATGCAGTTTGTAAGGGATGCCGACCCCACAGCATTAGGTCCACATGCTGAACTATTCAGAAAACAT GAGATTGATGGAAAAGCCCTGATGCTGCTACGGAGCGACATGATTATGAAGTACATGGGGTTAAAACTTGGGCCTGCACTAAAGTTATGCCACCACATCGACAGGCTGAAACAAGGCAAACCATAA